From the genome of Acropora palmata chromosome 8, jaAcrPala1.3, whole genome shotgun sequence:
CAACCagtataaaaaataaaatttgtgacattcaatgatatgataataatttgtttatttaccCTTTTGCATTAAAGTCAGTCAGTTTACGATATAGAACATTACAAGTGACTATTAATATTAAAACACTCACAtatcaattaaaataaaactagatcattttgttcatttactTGAAAAAGATCCACATTAACCACAGCCTGTACAGTAACAGCTCAGGGTGGCCAACCTAAGTGCATAAGTGGCAATGCACTCAGGTAACAACATTAATTCATGgaacaataacaatttattTCGGTGGggccaaaataataataattggtcCTGCAATCTTTGATTTAGCCTGGCCTAATAGGTAGACCTTCATTAATTATCTATTATTGCCATGTATGCAGTACCTTCAGTCTTGAGGATTCTAGCCGACCTTTTATTTCTGTTAATGATGGCAGTATCGTAAGGGGTCTTATCGAACTCGTCTTTACTAGTTACGTCAGCTTTGTGTGCCAAAAGTTCTATCACACAATCAACATTATCCATGGATGCCGCAATGTGAAGGGGTGTATAAGATCCATGAGCTTTAGCATTAACGTTGGCCCCGTATAGAAGTAAAAGTCTTACGACTTTGGTTTGACCATGGCTGGTGGCTGAATGAAGAGGAGTGTGCCCAAGGAAACCGAGGCTTTCCTCTAACATGTTTACGTCTTCCATCCCTTGAAGGTAAGTTCTGATTGTAACATCATCTCCCTGACGACACAGTGAATGCAAATAGCCATTTGACGATGTTGGGCTTGATGCGGTCATTACGATGTGTTGTATTTCACCGTTTCTTCAGTAggaatgaggaaaaacaaatacaCGATTAAGAAGAAACTTATAGTTCATCAATTAGAATACCAGACAGCTTTTCAACTAGTCTGAAACTTACGAAATTGAGTATATATATTGTTcaaatttgaagtttctcACTTTGGATGACTAAAGGAATGGAATGAGGAAAATAGAAATAAGAACTAGAACGATTATGAATGTGTGCGCTTTATCCAAACTATTCATTGACAAACGAGACAGGGTACTCCAGCACAGATCTTTGCATCAAACTTTAATTCAGTCACTAAAATTAAGCTTGGGCAGTTCTTACCGTCACATTTAAGTAGCCAACCAGCCAGCTCACGCACAAATTCTCGTCTTTTGCTATTTGGTATGAAGTTTCAATCCGATGAATTGAACATTGCAGAGGACCGAGGCGGACGTATGTAGTTTCTTCCAGGTTGCAAGAAGTAACAGAAGGAAGTTTGACTTGGGCCCAAAACTGCACAGCCTAAAGTCGGCAAATTTCGACCCACGCACTGATCTCTTGTGCACAAATATGAACAACGATCACTAAGATAATTTGGGAAAACGGTCACAGAGTGGGTATCGAATTTTAATCACATGACTGCTTGCAAGCGGaagttacaaaaaaatattgaaagccTTCGTTAGAGGAAAATAGGTTAATTGAGTTATGGAATGCAGAACTCTATAAATGAAGAAACCACTCATGGCTGTCCGAACATagaaattgatgaaaaaatcaCTCATGTGATTGTTTCGTAAACTTTAGAAGGAAAACCGTCGCATCTTGTTAGCGTGACTGGTGCATTTGCAGATTGCCTGACTACATGCGAAGGAAATCGCCAAGAAGGGTCTTTTCTAACACAGCCAAAGCTTAGGTGACAGCTCGGTTTGGGTTTCCGCGATTACCATATACTTTCTAAAACTGTTGAGGTCAACTGCATTTCACACATTACCTGAGAACTTTCAGGGCTTCCCAGGGGGTGGGGAAGGGGGTCCTCGTTTCCTTTAAAAATATGTTAGTGTTCCCTTGTTcctagcttttttttttatctctaaAACGGTTTATGTTCCCTTGTTCAAGTTCCTTGGTACATTTAGTCTTTGTTCCCCTGTTCTCCAGTTGAAATTAGCCATGTTCCCTTGTTTCTCAAAACCCCTCGGAGACCCTCTTCTTGTTTTGTCACTCCTGGGCTCTTCCAGTTTCAAATTACAGCTAGGACATTTGCAATTATGAGCATATCAAGGGCGAAAATAGCTCATGGAGTGGCGAACACGGTAGTTTCACCATGACGATGAAATCCGTGATTTTCCATGAGCGCAGTAAGTATTCCTCATCCCCTACTTTGTTAAAAGGTGCGGTAAAAGGGGAATCCAAAACCTGCACCGCTTATTAGACAACACTCCTCACTCTGGCCTCCCACGCAGAAGTTCAAAGTCCTTCGTTACGCGCTCCCAGCAAAGCCTTGAAAACCTCTCGCTTAGAACGTgggtggaaaaaaaatacagcgCCTTACCAATCTTTGTCGCAAGCCCCCTCAATTCTGGCTTTCTCAGGGCTCGTTCTACTATGACGTAAGCGAGAAGCTCCTAAACAGATTTCCCCTTTTCAGCAAGTCCAGCATGTGGAAAACGTCCTCGCACGCTTTCGTTCGTGCCAGAACGCATTGTAGTTTTGGCTTCATTTCGAACCCGAATCTTtccacaaaataaaaagagcGAAGATAACAACAGacgatttattttttgatcgGTTGGGGCTCCTGGAGACTTTGAAATTTAGCCTCGACTTCGGATGGTCTGCCACAGAAGACTCGTGGCTCCTGATCCGTGTGCGGTTAGATCTTTTTACAAACAAGCACAGTATATGATTGCATCACCCAGCAAATCAAATGGTTAGATGGGCCAAGTATTTTTTATCAATTGGcagatttttcatttttccatgactaaatatgaaaaaaaaataaataaataaagtaccAAGCGGTCTCAATAAACGGGGATTTTAGCGTTTTGAATTTCCTTTTTAGCGTAAAAAGATCTGTAATATAAGTCATCCCCGTGACTTCCGAGAAAATCCCTAGGGCCAGTAATATATACGTGGCCACCCGGAAACTATTACAAGGAGTCGAGCAAGACGCGATTGCAGCAAACGAGTCTTCAAACCCAACAGAATTGTTCAGTAAAATCAATACCTGGAGAGGATGAATCCTCATATTTTAACTTTGATGGTCCTGGCTGTGCTTGGTGGAAGTTTGTCATATTGTAATGAAATCGCTAAGCCTTGCGATCCAGAGAAATGTCTTCCACCAAACTGCCGATGCAGTGGCGATAACAGACCACCTGGCGGCCTGATGCCTAAAAATACTCCTCAAACGATCCTGGTTAGCTTTGATGACGACGTGGAAAAGCAATATATGGATTTCTATGATCAACTTTTCGACGGAGTACGCAATCCCAACAACTGCCCCGCTGTGGGTACCCTGTTTGTCTCCCACAACTACACTAACTACTACTTGGTTGAAGATGCGTATTCCAGAGGATACGAAATAGCTGATCACACAGTTACCCATCAGGAACCGACGACTTATTGGGAATACGCGAATTTCACTGTTTGGAAGAACGAAATTCGTGGGCAACGAGAGATTCTGCATAGGTGAGTCGGGTATTTGGTGacatacataataataatataagaaaaagaaaaaaacagcattGGCACCTTCAGAAAGTTTCTTAGCAgtaaattgttgtttttagatGTGTCAGTGCCAGAGACGTTACCACGACTCAATCAGCAGTGCTGCGCTTAAAAGATGAAACGATCACGCCGCCAAACAGAAACTAACAGTATTTGTACGAACAAGGAATTTCGTTACACAAGAAGTCGTTAAAACAGACGTGACAATTAAGTATAGGGGACTGGGCTGCGTGACTCAACCCAGTCTCTTCCTTCTTTGTGCGCTTTCTTTCGCCACCTTTCGTAGGCTAATACCAGAAAACGTTGAGTCCGTCTGTAAAGTTGGTTGAGACAAAATTAAGTTGTGGAAAGGAGGCACTCAGAGTAGCTGGCATTTTGTGAGGAACGCGACGCAAACAACTTGCGCAAGCGCTGTAGCTGTAAGGCCTATAGAgataacaaaacaatataACCAAAAGACCCACTTATTGACAGATATTGATTCACTCCAAACACAGGTTTGCCAATCTCCCTTATGATGCTATCAAAGGATTTCGAGCACCTTTCTTGATGTTCACTGAAAACATGTACAAAGTCCTCTTCGAAGCCAAGTTTACGTACGACCTGTCATGGCCGCTCAATATTAAGTTCAATGGAGAAAGTCCGATTGGTCCGATGTACCCATACACTTTCGATTACATATCAAAGCAGATCTGCCCTACCGTTGAAGAACCATGTCCTAAGATGTCTTATCCAGGCCTTTGGGAAATTCCAAATGTAAATATAATGAATTCTGACCATTC
Proteins encoded in this window:
- the LOC141890451 gene encoding chitin deacetylase 8-like, with product MNPHILTLMVLAVLGGSLSYCNEIAKPCDPEKCLPPNCRCSGDNRPPGGLMPKNTPQTILVSFDDDVEKQYMDFYDQLFDGVRNPNNCPAVGTLFVSHNYTNYYLVEDAYSRGYEIADHTVTHQEPTTYWEYANFTVWKNEIRGQREILHRFANLPYDAIKGFRAPFLMFTENMYKVLFEAKFTYDLSWPLNIKFNGESPIGPMYPYTFDYISKQICPTVEEPCPKMSYPGLWEIPNVNIMNSDHSPCASMMDGCNPSGNASVWYEILLRNFHYHYDTNRTPFGMLMHPSYFYHGPAGDHLKAARKFLKYAESLGDVWILTASQVIDWMQDPQSIEKAKSFPPWQCPSRPPPRCSSSTANSCHYTEPRDFYMTTCTECPKRFPSPTDPDGN